The proteins below are encoded in one region of Pongo pygmaeus isolate AG05252 chromosome 20, NHGRI_mPonPyg2-v2.0_pri, whole genome shotgun sequence:
- the CCDC9 gene encoding coiled-coil domain-containing protein 9 isoform X1 encodes MAATLDLKSKEEKDAELDKRIEALRRKNEALIRRYQEIEEDRKKAELEGVAVTAPRKGRSVEKENVAVESEKNLGPSRRSPGTPRPPGASKGGRTPPQQGGRAGMGRASRSWEGSPGEQPRGGGAGGRGRRGRGRGSLHLSGAGDTSISDRKSKEWEERRRQNIEKMNEEMEKIAEYERNQREGVLEPNPVRNFLDDPRRRSGPLEESERDRREDSRRHGRNWGGPDFERVRCGLEHERQGRRAGLGSAGDMTLSMTGRERSEYLRWKQEREKIDQERLQRHRKPTGQWRREWDAEKTDGMFKDGPVPAHEPSHRYDDQAWARPPKPPTFGEFLSQHKAEASSRRRRKSSRPQAKAAPRAYSDHDDRWETKEGAASPAPEAPQPTSPETSPEETPMQPPEIPAPAHRPPEDEGEENEGEEDEEWEDISEDEEEIEAEEGDEEEEPAQDHQAPEAAPTGIPCSEQAHGVPFSPEEPLPEPQAPGTPSSPFSPPSGHQPVSDWGEEVELNSPRTTHPAGALSPGGGQSAPASPESGPSLRGTQKAEEEGSEATPEAGPEGQETAEITDFQRVRFCKVVAAPPPPGAAR; translated from the exons ATG GCAGCCACACTCGATTTGAAATCAAAGGAGGAGAAGGATGCTGAGTTGGACAAGAGGATCGAGGCTCTTCGGCGGAAGAATGAAGCCCTCATCCGGCGCTACCAG GAGATTGAGGAAGACCGTAAGAAAGCTGAACTTGAGGGAGTCGCGGTCACAGCTCCCCGAAAGGGCCGCTCAGTGGAGAAGGAGAACGTGGCAGTGGAGTCG GAGAAGAACCTGGGTCCTTCCCGGAGGTCTCCTGGGACCCCTCGGCCCCCAGGGGCCAGCAAGGGGGGCCGGACTCCTCCACAGCAGGGAGGCCGGGCTGGCATGGGCCGAGCATCGCGCAGCTGGGAGGGCAGCCCTGGGGAGCAGCCtcgaggaggaggagctgggggccGTGGCCGGAGGGGCCGGGGCCGGGGTTCCCTTCACCTCTCTGGAGCTGGAGACACCTCAATCTCTGATCGTAAATCTAAG GAGTGGGAGGAGCGGCGCAGGCAGAACATTGAGAAGATGAATGAGGAGATGGAGAAGATCGCTGAGTATGAGCGCAACCAGCGG GAAGGGGTGCTCGAACCCAACCCAGTGCGGAACTTCCTGGACGACCCCCGACGACGCAGCGGGCCCCTGGAGGAGTCTGAGCGGGACCGCCGGGAGGACAGCCGCCGGCATGGCCGCAACTGGGGTGGCCCCGACTTTGAGCGGGTGCGCTGTGGCCTTGAGCACGAGCGGCAG GGCCGCCGAGCTGGCCTGGGCAGTGCTGGAGACATGACGTTGTCCATGACGGGCCGGGAGCGGTCGGAGTACCTGCGCTGGAAGCAGGAGAGGGAGAAGATCGACCAGGAGCGGCTGCAGAGGCACCGCAAGCCCACTGGCCAGTGGCGGCGCGAGTGGGATGCCGAGAAGACCGATGGGAT GTTCAAGGATGGCCCAGTCCCTGCCCATGAACCATCCCACCGCTATG ATGACCAGGCCTGGGCCCGGCCCCCAAAGCCCCCTACTTTTGGGGAGTTCCTGTCCCAGCACAAAGCTGAGGCCAGCAGCCGCAGAAGGAGAAAGAGCAGTCGGCCCCAGGCCAAGGCAGCGCCCAGGGCCTACAG TGACCATGATGACCGCTGGGAGACAAAAGAAGGGGCAGCATCCCCAGCCCCTGAGGCTCCACAGCCTACTTCCCCCGAGACTTCCCCCGAGGAGACACCCATGCAG CCACCCGAGATCCCAGCTCCTGCCCACCGGCCTCCTGAAGACGAGGGGGAAGAGAATGAGGGGGAAGAGGATGAAGAATGGGAGGACATTagtgaggatgaggaggagaTCGAGGCGGAAGAAGGTGACGAGGAGGAGGAACCAGCCCAAGACCACCAAGCACCAGAGGCTGCCCCCACCGGGATCCCCTGCAGTGAGCAGGCCCACGGAGTCCCCTTCAGTCCGGAGGAGCCCCTGCCGGAGCCCCAGGCCCCTGGCACGCCTTCCAGCCCTTTCTCACCACCCAGCGGCCACCAGCCCGTGTCCGATTGGGGTGAAGAGGTGGAGCTGAATTCTCCTCGGACCACCCATCCGGCTGGCGCCCTCTCTCCGG GAGGTGGCCAGTCAGCCCCTGCCTCCCCGGAGAGTGGGCCCAGCCTCCGAGGAACCCAGAAAGCTGAAGAGGAAGGGTCTGAGGCAACTCCAG AGGCAGGCCCCGAAGGCCAGGAGACGGCGGAGATCACCGACTTCCAGAGGGTGCGTTTCTGCAAGGTGGTGGCGGCCCCTCCGCCGCCGGGGGCCGCTCGCTGA
- the CCDC9 gene encoding coiled-coil domain-containing protein 9 isoform X2, with protein sequence MAATLDLKSKEEKDAELDKRIEALRRKNEALIRRYQEIEEDRKKAELEGVAVTAPRKGRSVEKENVAVESEKNLGPSRRSPGTPRPPGASKGGRTPPQQGGRAGMGRASRSWEGSPGEQPRGGGAGGRGRRGRGRGSLHLSGAGDTSISDRKSKEWEERRRQNIEKMNEEMEKIAEYERNQREGVLEPNPVRNFLDDPRRRSGPLEESERDRREDSRRHGRNWGGPDFERVRCGLEHERQGRRAGLGSAGDMTLSMTGRERSEYLRWKQEREKIDQERLQRHRKPTGQWRREWDAEKTDGMFKDGPVPAHEPSHRYDDQAWARPPKPPTFGEFLSQHKAEASSRRRRKSSRPQAKAAPRAYSDHDDRWETKEGAASPAPEAPQPTSPETSPEETPMQPPEIPAPAHRPPEDEGEENEGEEDEEWEDISEDEEEIEAEEGDEEEEPAQDHQAPEAAPTGIPCSEQAHGVPFSPEEPLPEPQAPGTPSSPFSPPSGHQPVSDWGEEVELNSPRTTHPAGALSPGEAWPFESV encoded by the exons ATG GCAGCCACACTCGATTTGAAATCAAAGGAGGAGAAGGATGCTGAGTTGGACAAGAGGATCGAGGCTCTTCGGCGGAAGAATGAAGCCCTCATCCGGCGCTACCAG GAGATTGAGGAAGACCGTAAGAAAGCTGAACTTGAGGGAGTCGCGGTCACAGCTCCCCGAAAGGGCCGCTCAGTGGAGAAGGAGAACGTGGCAGTGGAGTCG GAGAAGAACCTGGGTCCTTCCCGGAGGTCTCCTGGGACCCCTCGGCCCCCAGGGGCCAGCAAGGGGGGCCGGACTCCTCCACAGCAGGGAGGCCGGGCTGGCATGGGCCGAGCATCGCGCAGCTGGGAGGGCAGCCCTGGGGAGCAGCCtcgaggaggaggagctgggggccGTGGCCGGAGGGGCCGGGGCCGGGGTTCCCTTCACCTCTCTGGAGCTGGAGACACCTCAATCTCTGATCGTAAATCTAAG GAGTGGGAGGAGCGGCGCAGGCAGAACATTGAGAAGATGAATGAGGAGATGGAGAAGATCGCTGAGTATGAGCGCAACCAGCGG GAAGGGGTGCTCGAACCCAACCCAGTGCGGAACTTCCTGGACGACCCCCGACGACGCAGCGGGCCCCTGGAGGAGTCTGAGCGGGACCGCCGGGAGGACAGCCGCCGGCATGGCCGCAACTGGGGTGGCCCCGACTTTGAGCGGGTGCGCTGTGGCCTTGAGCACGAGCGGCAG GGCCGCCGAGCTGGCCTGGGCAGTGCTGGAGACATGACGTTGTCCATGACGGGCCGGGAGCGGTCGGAGTACCTGCGCTGGAAGCAGGAGAGGGAGAAGATCGACCAGGAGCGGCTGCAGAGGCACCGCAAGCCCACTGGCCAGTGGCGGCGCGAGTGGGATGCCGAGAAGACCGATGGGAT GTTCAAGGATGGCCCAGTCCCTGCCCATGAACCATCCCACCGCTATG ATGACCAGGCCTGGGCCCGGCCCCCAAAGCCCCCTACTTTTGGGGAGTTCCTGTCCCAGCACAAAGCTGAGGCCAGCAGCCGCAGAAGGAGAAAGAGCAGTCGGCCCCAGGCCAAGGCAGCGCCCAGGGCCTACAG TGACCATGATGACCGCTGGGAGACAAAAGAAGGGGCAGCATCCCCAGCCCCTGAGGCTCCACAGCCTACTTCCCCCGAGACTTCCCCCGAGGAGACACCCATGCAG CCACCCGAGATCCCAGCTCCTGCCCACCGGCCTCCTGAAGACGAGGGGGAAGAGAATGAGGGGGAAGAGGATGAAGAATGGGAGGACATTagtgaggatgaggaggagaTCGAGGCGGAAGAAGGTGACGAGGAGGAGGAACCAGCCCAAGACCACCAAGCACCAGAGGCTGCCCCCACCGGGATCCCCTGCAGTGAGCAGGCCCACGGAGTCCCCTTCAGTCCGGAGGAGCCCCTGCCGGAGCCCCAGGCCCCTGGCACGCCTTCCAGCCCTTTCTCACCACCCAGCGGCCACCAGCCCGTGTCCGATTGGGGTGAAGAGGTGGAGCTGAATTCTCCTCGGACCACCCATCCGGCTGGCGCCCTCTCTCCGGGTGAGGCCTGGCCTTTTGAGAGTGTATGA
- the INAFM1 gene encoding putative transmembrane protein INAFM1 gives MRGTSCVGGGAESPGGAGLSEGPRGRWLRLAPVCAYFLCVSLAAVLLAVYYGLIWVPTRSPAAPAGPQPSAPSPPCAARPGVPPVPVPAAASVSCLLGVPGGPRPQLQLPLSRRRRYSDPDRRPSRQTPRETPEAAEGRGPG, from the coding sequence ATGCGGGGGACCAGCTGCGTGGGCGGCGGCGCCGAAAGCCCCGGCGGCGCGGGGCTGAGCGAGGGCCCGCGGGGGCGCTGGCTGCGCTTGGCCCCGGTCTGCGCCTACTTCCTCTGCGTCTCGCTGGCTGCTGTGCTGCTCGCCGTGTACTACGGTCTCATCTGGGTACCCACGCGGTCTCCCGCGGCGCCCGCCGGCCCACAGCCCAGCGCGCCGTCCCCTCCGTGTGCTGCCCGCCCAGGCGTGCCGCCTGTCCCGGTGCCCGCCGCTGCCTCCGTCTCCTGCCTCCTAGGAGTCCCCGGCGGGCCGCGACCCCAGCTCCAGCTGCCGCTGAGCCGCCGCCGCCGGTACAGCGACCCTGACCGCCGTCCGAGCCGCCAGACACCCAGAGAGACGCCAGAGGCCGCGGAGGGGCGAGGACCCGGGTAA